Proteins from a genomic interval of Amphiura filiformis chromosome 9, Afil_fr2py, whole genome shotgun sequence:
- the LOC140161136 gene encoding uncharacterized protein produces the protein MKATATMVLFPELQSENDTIASQLLLLPQNITKNPCENDRTCNKDSVNINVVWLDSTSHSHFYRSMPKTVQILRDIKESGSLNVFSYNLMQSLKGGTYVNTVAFTSGKIFSRSYLQSKKRGIGNLFNLFQNGGYHVSMIDDLCWTWSAANCACGIPTFMGVKTQSWISEVVLGKRVTIPELWGNFSKELKLRGLNDIGASLANCEIMKANGITDPFFTGKSKVAICYNGLYQTDYLMSSLELLQSQLNRANRPHFSYLDINLGHESTGRRIQTLDVSLAKFMSFLGRQNNTLTFMFGDHGNKYGTFVQKSKESKIEMAHPVLFVLASNDVATKLGRDWMRALDINQNRLVNILDLRQTVLSLAPNVDVESFPINAKYDNHPNGLFHPISRKRSCDSMGIAPEAGKCICYQGRVLQRVSNQTGVVVLANFALGELNNKIQEQFLAANGNESSGFGNCRYLIGSWITNVQQTVSQNITITEMDIHIPAGTGAPQSEDVFSVTIQVGSNIPALSTNIKLVHHERISTYAVYDDCRDVGVDGDLCVCSATPTLQSWHIDPPTIFGYISTVINLTRYLYIYERRTPHGLNLETSCDSADKTFEVVMRITSKVNVGYSKKYPLTFKVKHGTIFFIDVFYQLNPKLNWDVKYDVDFKQL, from the exons ATGAAAGCAACGGCAACTATGGTTTTGTTTCCTGAACTGCAGTCTGAGAACGACACCATTGCAAGTCAGTTacttctattaccacaaaatattaCCAAGAACCCTTGTGAGAATGACAGGACTTGCAATAAGGATTCCGTGAACATCAATGTTGTATGGTTAGATTCCACATCTCATAGCCATTTTTATAGATCAATGCCAAAGACTGTACAGATACTTCGTGACATTAAAGAAAGCGGCAGTTTAAATGTGTTCAGCTATAATTTAATGCAATCTCTTAAAGGTGGAACCTATGTTAATACTGTAGCTTTCAcatcaggaaaaatattttctcgAAGCTACTTACAAAGTAAAAAACGCGGAATAGGAAATcttttcaatttatttcaaaatggcggatATCACGTTTCCATGATTGACGATCTTTGTTGGACATGGAGTGCTGCAAATTGTGCATGTGGTATACCTACATTTATGGGAGTTAAGACCCAGTCCTGGATTTCGGAAGTGGTTTTGGGAAAACGCGTTACTATACCTGAATTGTGGGGAAACTTTAGCAAAGAACTTAAATTAAGAGGACTGAATGATATTGGTGCGTCACTAGCAAATTGTGAAATAATGAAAGCGAATGGCATCACCGATCCGTTCTTTACGGGTAAATCTAAAGTGGCAATATGCTACAATGGTTTATATCAAACTGACTATCTAATGTCATCTTTAGAGCTGTTACAGTCCCAACTGAACAGAGCAAATAGACCACATTTCAGTTACCTGGATATCAATCTAGGACATGAGTCCACTGGACGTCGAATTCAGACTCTTGATGTAAGTCTCGCTAAATTCATGTCATTTCTTGGCCGCCAAAATAATACCTTGACTTTTATGTTTGGAGATCATGGGAATAAGTACGGAACTTTTGTCCAGAAGTCGAAAGAATCCAAAATTGAGATGGCACATCCTGTGTTATTTGTACTAGCTTCAAATGATGTGGCAACCAAACTTGGTAGAGATTGGATGCGTGCTCTAGACATCAACCAAAATAGACTGGTCAATATACTAGATTTACGACAAACAGTTCTATCATTAGCACCAAATGTAGATGTAGAATCATTCCCCATCAATGCAAAATATGACAACCATCCAAACGGACTATTTCATCCAATCAGCAGAAAGAGATCTTGCGACTCAATGGGAATAGCCCCCGAAGCTGGCAAATGTATATGTTACCAGGGACGGGTGCTTCAAAGAGTGTCTAATCAGACAGGTGTTGTAGTACTCGCCAATTTTGCACTAGGAGAGCTTAATAACAAGATTCAAGAGCAGTTTTTAGCAGCAAATGGGAATGAATCGTCCGGATTTGGTAACTGTCGTTACCTCATTGGCAGCTGGATAACAAATGTACAGCAAACGGTTTCACAG AACATTACAATTACAGAAATGGACATCCATATTCCGGCAGGTACGGGAGCTCCACAGAGCGAGGATGTCTTCAGCGTAACTATTCAAGTAGGATCCAACATCCCCGCATTATCAACCAATATCAAACTTGTACATCACGAAAGGATATCCACATACGCAGTTTATGACGATTGCCGAGATGTAGGAGTAGATGGTGATTTATGTGTGTGTTCAGCGACCCCTACCTTGCAGTCCTGGCATATAGATCCTCCGACAATATTCGGATACATCAGTACAGTCATCAACCTGACCAGGtatctatatatatatgaaaGAAGAACTCCGCATGGACTTAACTTAGAAACGTCCTGCGATTCAGCCGATAAAACCTTCGAAGTCGTTATGCGTATTACGAGCAAAGTCAATGTTGGATATTCGAAAAAGTATCCGTTGACTTTTAAAGTGAAACATGGGACTATATTTTTTATCGATGTTTTTTATCAACTTAATCCTAAACTGAACTGGGATGTGAAatatgatgtagatttcaaacagcTTTAG